A genome region from Streptomyces xanthophaeus includes the following:
- a CDS encoding geranylgeranyl reductase family protein: MWDVVVVGAGPAGSSAAYAAATAGRRVLLLEKAELPRYKTCGGGIIGPSRDALPPGFVLPFKDRIHAVTFSMDGKLTRTRRSKHMLFGLINRPEFDAGLVAEAEKAGATVRTGTAVARVEQHGAAVPDRRTVAVVLADGETVLARAVVGADGSASRIGAHVGVEMDQVDLGLEAEIPVPETVAEDWKGRVLIDWGPLPGSYGWVFPKGDTLTVGVISAKGEGAATKRYLDDFIARLGLAGFEPAVSSGHLTRCRKPDSPLSRGRVLVAGDAAGLLEPWTREGISFALRSGRLAGEWAVKISEAQDAVDARRQALNYAFAVKAGLGVEMGVGTRMLHLFEAKPRLLHAAITGFGPAWRAFARITRGSTTLADLVRTYPLARKALHMMDARQAAARSGGGQG; encoded by the coding sequence GTGTGGGACGTGGTCGTGGTCGGGGCGGGACCTGCCGGGTCCTCGGCCGCGTACGCGGCGGCGACGGCCGGGCGGCGCGTCCTGCTGCTGGAGAAGGCCGAACTGCCCCGCTACAAGACCTGCGGCGGCGGCATCATCGGCCCCTCGCGTGACGCACTGCCCCCCGGCTTCGTGCTGCCCTTCAAGGACCGCATCCACGCGGTCACCTTCTCGATGGACGGGAAGCTGACCCGCACCCGGCGCTCGAAGCACATGCTGTTCGGGCTCATCAACCGTCCGGAGTTCGACGCCGGCCTGGTCGCCGAGGCGGAGAAGGCCGGCGCGACCGTCCGTACGGGTACGGCCGTGGCCCGCGTCGAACAGCACGGGGCGGCCGTTCCCGACCGGCGCACCGTCGCCGTGGTGCTCGCCGACGGGGAGACCGTGCTGGCCCGCGCGGTGGTCGGCGCGGACGGCAGCGCGAGCCGGATCGGCGCGCACGTCGGGGTGGAGATGGACCAGGTGGACCTGGGCCTGGAGGCGGAGATCCCCGTCCCCGAGACGGTCGCGGAGGACTGGAAGGGGCGGGTGCTGATCGACTGGGGCCCGCTGCCCGGCAGTTACGGCTGGGTCTTCCCCAAGGGCGACACCCTGACCGTCGGGGTCATCTCGGCCAAGGGCGAGGGCGCCGCGACCAAGCGCTACCTGGACGACTTCATCGCCCGGCTGGGTCTCGCCGGCTTCGAACCGGCCGTCTCCTCCGGGCACCTGACCCGCTGCCGCAAGCCCGATTCGCCGCTCTCGCGCGGCCGGGTGCTGGTGGCGGGCGACGCGGCCGGACTGCTGGAGCCGTGGACCCGGGAGGGCATCTCCTTCGCGCTGCGCTCCGGGCGGCTGGCGGGGGAGTGGGCGGTGAAGATCTCCGAGGCGCAGGACGCGGTGGACGCGCGCCGCCAGGCCCTCAACTACGCCTTCGCGGTGAAGGCCGGGCTGGGCGTGGAGATGGGGGTCGGCACGCGGATGCTGCACCTCTTCGAGGCCAAGCCGCGGCTGCTGCACGCGGCGATCACCGGCTTCGGCCCGGCGTGGCGGGCGTTCGCCCGGATCACGCGGGGCTCGACGACGCTGGCCGACCTGGTGCGTACGTACCCGCTGGCCCGCAAGGCGCTGCACATGATGGACGCCCGGCAGGCGGCGGCCCGCAGCGGCGGCGGCCAGGGCTAG
- a CDS encoding nitroreductase/quinone reductase family protein, producing the protein MNAPTPYYAQATPFETRFNALFGKLARFGISLAGSAELSVRGRKSGEMQRIPVNPHTYEGAQYLVSARGHSQWVRNMRVAGGGELRVGRKVRAFTVTEITDPVQKAAVLRTYLEKWGWEVNRFFQGVTAKSSDAELQAAAGDHPVFRITVSG; encoded by the coding sequence ATGAACGCGCCCACCCCGTACTACGCCCAGGCGACCCCGTTCGAGACCCGCTTCAACGCGCTCTTCGGCAAGCTGGCCCGCTTCGGCATCAGCCTAGCCGGCAGCGCCGAGCTGTCGGTGCGCGGCCGCAAGTCCGGAGAGATGCAGCGGATCCCGGTCAACCCGCACACCTACGAGGGCGCCCAGTACCTGGTCTCGGCCCGCGGCCACTCCCAGTGGGTCCGCAACATGCGGGTGGCGGGCGGCGGCGAGCTGCGCGTGGGGCGCAAGGTGCGCGCGTTCACCGTCACGGAGATCACCGACCCGGTGCAGAAGGCCGCCGTCCTGCGCACCTACCTGGAGAAGTGGGGCTGGGAGGTCAACCGGTTCTTCCAGGGGGTCACCGCCAAGTCCTCCGACGCCGAACTGCAGGCGGCCGCCGGCGACCACCCGGTCTTCCGGATCACGGTGTCCGGCTGA
- a CDS encoding TetR/AcrR family transcriptional regulator, producing MNTVRGARERARIEVTAAIKDEARRMLAAEGAAKLSLRAVARELGMVSSALYRYFPSRDELLTALIIDAYDSVGAAAEAADAHARAAGAPPRARWIAVCEAVRTWALEHPHEYALIYGSPVPGYSAPIDTVGPASRVANTFIGILRTAYEGPGLALPPLPPALRPEADRMTADFAVGLPPAVTAALVASWAQLVGLVSFELFGQFNRVVEDRAAFFAHAADQLAHGVGLPAV from the coding sequence ATGAACACCGTGCGAGGGGCCAGGGAACGGGCCCGCATCGAGGTCACCGCCGCCATCAAGGACGAGGCGCGCCGCATGCTCGCGGCCGAGGGTGCCGCCAAGCTCTCCCTGCGCGCCGTCGCCCGCGAGCTGGGCATGGTCTCCTCCGCCCTCTACCGGTACTTCCCCAGCCGGGACGAACTGCTCACCGCCCTCATCATCGACGCGTACGACAGCGTCGGCGCGGCCGCCGAGGCGGCCGACGCCCATGCCCGCGCCGCCGGGGCCCCGCCCCGCGCCCGCTGGATCGCGGTCTGCGAGGCCGTCCGTACCTGGGCGCTGGAGCACCCGCACGAGTACGCCCTCATCTACGGTTCCCCGGTTCCCGGCTACAGCGCCCCCATCGACACCGTGGGTCCGGCCTCCCGCGTCGCCAACACGTTCATCGGCATCCTCCGCACCGCGTACGAGGGCCCCGGCCTCGCCCTCCCGCCGCTGCCGCCCGCCCTGCGCCCCGAGGCCGACCGGATGACCGCCGACTTCGCCGTGGGTCTGCCCCCGGCGGTCACCGCCGCTCTGGTCGCCTCCTGGGCCCAGTTGGTCGGGCTGGTGTCCTTCGAACTGTTCGGCCAGTTCAACCGGGTCGTCGAGGACCGTGCCGCCTTCTTCGCGCACGCCGCCGACCAGCTCGCGCACGGGGTCGGACTGCCGGCCGTTTGA
- a CDS encoding spherulation-specific family 4 protein, producing MPRAVKALYAALVAALLAASAPAIIAAARDASQQAAPPAPNPPPTPRTPGVRGLEIAVPAYVWANDPMLTDLTATAPAPSVVVLNPGNGDSPFDGPWRARADALRTRTTSTGEKTRVLGYVHTDHGNRDIAAAKASVDNYLKTPDGRLHVDGIFFDVVSRDCGPANATRDYYADLRRYVQDAMDAADPAAPDLVVNNPGTAIADCYLEPGHRTADVFVTFEDTYAAYTGAGWLGGNVFDHLSGYRSGAELDPSGTAFWHLVHDVPDPGAMRATLRTAFDRGAGYAYATSAIMPNPWNAGPTWKYRTQTTYAATLG from the coding sequence ATGCCTCGCGCCGTGAAGGCCTTGTACGCCGCCCTGGTCGCTGCCTTATTGGCAGCATCGGCGCCCGCCATCATCGCCGCGGCACGCGACGCTTCCCAGCAGGCCGCCCCGCCGGCGCCCAACCCGCCCCCCACCCCCCGCACGCCCGGCGTCCGGGGCCTGGAGATCGCCGTCCCCGCGTACGTCTGGGCGAACGACCCCATGCTGACCGACCTCACCGCCACCGCTCCGGCCCCCTCGGTGGTCGTACTGAACCCGGGCAACGGCGACTCCCCGTTCGACGGCCCCTGGCGGGCCCGCGCCGACGCACTGCGCACCCGTACCACCTCAACCGGCGAGAAGACCCGGGTGCTCGGCTACGTCCACACCGACCACGGCAACCGCGACATCGCCGCGGCCAAGGCCTCCGTCGACAACTACCTCAAGACCCCCGACGGCCGCCTCCACGTCGACGGCATCTTCTTCGACGTCGTCAGCCGCGACTGCGGCCCCGCCAACGCCACCCGCGACTACTACGCCGATCTGCGCCGCTACGTCCAGGACGCCATGGACGCCGCCGACCCGGCCGCCCCCGACCTCGTCGTCAACAACCCCGGCACCGCCATAGCCGACTGCTACCTGGAGCCGGGCCACCGCACCGCGGACGTCTTCGTCACGTTCGAGGACACGTACGCCGCGTACACCGGCGCCGGCTGGCTCGGCGGCAACGTCTTCGACCACCTCTCCGGCTACCGCTCCGGCGCCGAACTCGACCCGAGCGGCACGGCGTTCTGGCACCTGGTCCACGACGTCCCCGACCCCGGGGCGATGCGCGCCACCCTGCGTACGGCCTTCGACCGCGGCGCGGGCTACGCGTACGCGACCAGCGCGATCATGCCCAACCCCTGGAACGCGGGCCCGACATGGAAGTACCGCACCCAGACCACGTACGCGGCCACCCTCGGCTGA
- a CDS encoding SDR family oxidoreductase, producing MSGETRAGSRQGTDEAGRPLALVTGAGRSAGIASSVVLDLARAGWDVAFTYWTPYDARMRWGMESGAPEELRTEVTSLGARTYAVEADLSDPAVPVQLFDSVEEALGNVTALVLCHCESVDSGLLDTTVESFDLHFAVNARATWLLIREYGLRFRGRHGSGRIVSLTSDHTAGNLPYGASKGALDRITTAAAHEFAHLGVTCNAIDPGPTDTGWMGEEQKADLIRSTPLGRLGVPQDCANLVTFLCSPEGDWINAQLLRSDGGLGRP from the coding sequence ATGAGCGGTGAGACGCGCGCGGGAAGTCGGCAGGGCACGGACGAGGCGGGGCGCCCGCTCGCCTTGGTCACGGGGGCGGGACGTTCGGCGGGGATCGCGTCGTCCGTCGTGCTGGACCTGGCCCGGGCCGGGTGGGACGTGGCCTTCACCTACTGGACCCCGTACGACGCACGGATGCGGTGGGGCATGGAGTCGGGCGCGCCCGAGGAGCTGCGGACCGAGGTGACGTCCTTGGGGGCGAGAACGTACGCGGTCGAGGCGGACCTGAGCGACCCGGCCGTGCCGGTGCAGCTCTTCGACAGCGTCGAGGAGGCGCTGGGGAACGTCACCGCGCTGGTGCTCTGCCATTGCGAGTCGGTCGATTCGGGCCTGCTGGACACCACGGTGGAGAGCTTCGACCTGCACTTCGCGGTCAATGCGCGGGCCACCTGGCTGCTGATCCGGGAGTACGGGCTGCGGTTCCGCGGGCGGCACGGCAGCGGACGGATCGTCAGCCTGACCAGCGACCACACCGCCGGCAACCTGCCGTACGGAGCGAGCAAGGGCGCGCTGGACCGGATCACGACGGCCGCCGCCCACGAGTTCGCCCACCTGGGAGTGACCTGCAACGCGATCGATCCCGGTCCGACCGACACCGGGTGGATGGGCGAGGAGCAGAAGGCGGACCTGATCCGTTCGACTCCCCTGGGACGCCTCGGTGTGCCGCAGGACTGCGCGAACCTCGTCACGTTCCTCTGCTCCCCCGAGGGGGACTGGATCAACGCCCAGCTCCTGCGGAGCGACGGCGGCCTGGGCCGGCCCTGA
- a CDS encoding DUF6332 family protein, giving the protein MERRTQADRDAITIEIGYAFVSACFAAALAFGAVYGPAFAFSLAPSTRRTLAVAGVILAAAVFLLRVTHVLLGFARRPENDGR; this is encoded by the coding sequence ATGGAGCGACGCACGCAGGCGGACCGGGACGCGATCACCATCGAGATCGGCTACGCCTTCGTCAGTGCCTGCTTCGCGGCCGCCCTCGCCTTCGGCGCGGTGTACGGGCCCGCGTTCGCGTTCTCCCTCGCCCCGTCGACGCGCCGCACCCTGGCCGTGGCGGGCGTGATCCTGGCGGCGGCCGTGTTCCTGCTCCGGGTCACCCACGTGCTGCTCGGATTCGCCCGCCGTCCGGAGAACGACGGGCGCTGA
- a CDS encoding maleylpyruvate isomerase family mycothiol-dependent enzyme codes for MEITEHVKTLAREGELLAEVAERAGTESAVPTCPGWRVTDLLRHTGSVHRWATAYVAERRLEPVGFPDAPELVGGELLAWFREGHADLVRTLNEAPADVQCWTFLPTAPPSPVAFWARRQAHETTVHRMDAEAALGVVFSAVEPEFAEDGVDELLTGFHARPRSRVRTAEPKVVRVRAADTAAVWTVHLSAEPARTVPGDTGEAADCELTGEAAWLYEALWNRTPLAGPGVTGDLALARLWTDTAGI; via the coding sequence ATGGAGATCACCGAACATGTGAAGACCCTCGCCCGCGAAGGCGAGCTGCTCGCCGAGGTGGCCGAACGCGCCGGTACGGAATCCGCGGTCCCCACCTGCCCGGGGTGGCGCGTCACCGATCTGCTGCGGCACACCGGCTCGGTGCACCGCTGGGCCACCGCGTACGTCGCGGAGCGGCGGCTGGAGCCGGTGGGCTTCCCGGACGCGCCGGAGCTGGTCGGCGGCGAGCTGCTGGCCTGGTTCCGGGAAGGCCACGCGGACCTGGTGCGGACCCTGAACGAGGCACCGGCCGATGTGCAGTGCTGGACCTTCCTGCCGACCGCCCCGCCCTCGCCGGTGGCGTTCTGGGCCCGGCGGCAGGCGCACGAGACCACCGTGCACCGGATGGACGCGGAGGCCGCGCTCGGCGTGGTCTTCTCCGCGGTGGAGCCGGAGTTCGCGGAGGACGGGGTGGACGAGCTGCTGACCGGCTTCCACGCCCGGCCGCGCAGCCGGGTGCGGACCGCAGAGCCCAAGGTGGTGCGGGTGCGGGCCGCCGACACGGCCGCGGTGTGGACCGTACACCTGTCGGCGGAGCCGGCCCGTACGGTGCCGGGCGACACGGGTGAGGCGGCCGACTGCGAACTGACCGGCGAGGCGGCATGGCTGTACGAGGCCCTCTGGAACCGGACCCCGCTGGCGGGTCCGGGGGTGACGGGCGACCTGGCACTGGCCCGGCTGTGGACGGACACGGCCGGAATCTGA
- a CDS encoding alpha-ketoglutarate-dependent dioxygenase AlkB family protein → MDGELFPRERTVIAPGAVHVPDWLGAGRQGELLAACRAWARPPAGLRTVRTPGGGVMTARQVCLGLHWYPYGYARTAVDGDGAPVKPMPPWLAELGREAVTAAYGDPPEPGPGLEPGPAYDIALINFYAGDSRMGMHRDAEERSTAPVVSLSLGDTCVFRFGNTASRGRPYRDVELRSGDLFVFGEASRLAYHGVPKVLPGTGPRELGLTGRLNITLRVGGLG, encoded by the coding sequence ATGGACGGGGAACTCTTCCCGCGCGAGCGGACCGTGATCGCCCCCGGCGCCGTGCACGTGCCGGACTGGCTCGGGGCGGGGCGCCAGGGCGAGTTGCTGGCGGCCTGCCGCGCGTGGGCCCGGCCGCCCGCCGGCCTGCGCACCGTACGCACCCCGGGCGGCGGGGTGATGACCGCCCGCCAGGTGTGCCTCGGCCTGCACTGGTACCCGTACGGGTACGCGCGCACCGCCGTCGACGGCGACGGGGCACCCGTCAAGCCGATGCCGCCATGGCTCGCCGAGCTGGGGCGGGAAGCGGTGACCGCGGCGTACGGGGACCCGCCGGAGCCCGGGCCCGGGCTCGAGCCGGGACCGGCTTACGACATCGCGCTGATCAACTTCTACGCCGGCGACTCCCGCATGGGCATGCACCGCGACGCCGAGGAGCGGTCCACCGCGCCGGTGGTCTCGCTCAGCCTCGGCGACACCTGCGTCTTCCGCTTCGGGAACACCGCCTCGCGCGGGCGCCCGTACCGGGACGTCGAGCTGCGCAGCGGGGATCTCTTCGTCTTCGGGGAGGCGAGCCGGCTGGCCTATCACGGGGTGCCGAAGGTCCTGCCGGGCACGGGCCCGCGGGAGCTCGGGCTGACCGGGCGGCTGAACATCACACTCCGGGTCGGCGGGCTGGGCTGA
- a CDS encoding ROK family protein, whose amino-acid sequence MNGNGAPPRVGDVTTSSASGAAARTRLERGRGALGPALELVHTGRAPTRAVLTAELGVTRATAGAVAAELEALGLIRVDSRPGGAGGTGGAQGRPSHRLSVAEDGPVALAAQVHSDGFRAALVGLGGRIVATAPGKVTVSADPAQVLGAVVEAGAELLAQSGRRCVGAGLAVPSAVAEPDGTALNPLHLAWPAGSPVRAIFAECVKAAGIDGPALTGNDVNLAALAEHRHGAGRSAQHLLCVATGHRGVGGALVLDGRLHSGSSGLALEVGHLTVNPEGRACHCGSRGCLDVEADPLAFLTAAGRSPGPEVSLLQQARDLLRDEPAEPAVRAATEELIDRLGLGLAGLVNILNPDRIILGGLHRELLHADPERLRAVVADRSLWGRSGGVPILPCTLDHNSLVGAAELAWQPVLDDPLGALA is encoded by the coding sequence ATGAACGGCAACGGGGCCCCGCCGCGGGTGGGGGATGTGACCACGTCATCCGCGTCCGGTGCGGCTGCGCGGACCAGGCTGGAACGGGGTCGCGGCGCGCTCGGGCCGGCGCTGGAGCTCGTCCACACCGGCCGTGCCCCGACCCGCGCCGTGCTGACGGCCGAACTCGGGGTCACCCGTGCCACCGCCGGAGCGGTCGCCGCCGAGCTGGAGGCCCTCGGGCTGATCCGCGTCGATTCCCGCCCCGGCGGAGCCGGAGGGACCGGCGGAGCCCAGGGCCGCCCCTCGCACCGGCTCTCGGTGGCCGAGGACGGCCCGGTGGCGCTGGCCGCCCAGGTGCACTCGGACGGCTTCCGTGCCGCCCTGGTCGGCCTCGGCGGCCGCATCGTGGCCACCGCCCCCGGCAAGGTCACCGTCTCCGCCGATCCGGCGCAGGTGCTCGGCGCGGTCGTGGAGGCGGGCGCGGAGCTGCTCGCGCAGAGCGGCCGCCGCTGCGTCGGCGCGGGTCTCGCGGTCCCCTCGGCGGTGGCGGAGCCGGACGGTACGGCGCTGAACCCGCTGCACCTGGCCTGGCCGGCCGGCTCTCCCGTACGGGCCATCTTCGCGGAGTGCGTGAAGGCGGCCGGGATCGACGGCCCGGCCCTGACCGGCAACGACGTCAACCTCGCGGCCCTGGCCGAGCACCGGCACGGTGCGGGGAGAAGCGCCCAGCACCTGCTGTGCGTGGCCACCGGGCACCGCGGGGTCGGAGGGGCGCTGGTGCTGGACGGCCGCCTGCACAGCGGGAGTTCGGGCCTGGCCCTGGAGGTCGGCCACCTCACCGTGAACCCCGAAGGGCGGGCCTGCCACTGCGGCAGCCGCGGCTGCCTGGACGTGGAGGCGGACCCGCTGGCCTTCCTCACCGCGGCGGGCCGCAGCCCGGGCCCCGAGGTGTCGCTGCTCCAGCAGGCCCGCGACCTGCTGCGCGACGAGCCCGCGGAACCGGCGGTACGGGCGGCCACGGAGGAGCTGATCGACCGGCTCGGGCTCGGCCTCGCGGGCCTGGTGAACATCCTCAACCCGGACCGGATCATCCTGGGCGGGCTGCACCGGGAGCTGCTGCACGCCGACCCGGAGCGGCTGCGCGCGGTGGTCGCGGACCGCAGCCTGTGGGGGCGCAGCGGCGGGGTGCCGATCCTGCCGTGCACCCTGGACCACAACAGCCTGGTCGGCGCGGCGGAGCTGGCGTGGCAGCCGGTGCTCGACGACCCGCTGGGAGCCCTGGCCTGA
- a CDS encoding ATP-binding protein — protein sequence MITHSRRHCVVELQALPSRIGQIRRIVSAQLRHWELDPLIDRAALGVTELLSNVHRHAQPDKTCTVEIELRLGRLTVSVIDSDPRLPVVHRTRAEALETCGRGLALVEALSEAWGARERPDGPGKAVWFSLTAAPARATPVRPAPLKATPVREPARAVLLAVDPAAVATGLPVASPVGARPG from the coding sequence GTGATCACTCATTCCCGCAGGCACTGCGTCGTCGAACTGCAGGCCTTGCCGTCGCGGATCGGCCAAATCCGCAGAATCGTTTCTGCACAACTGCGCCACTGGGAGCTCGACCCGCTCATAGACCGGGCTGCGCTCGGCGTGACGGAGCTGCTGAGCAACGTCCACCGCCATGCGCAGCCGGACAAGACCTGCACCGTGGAGATCGAACTCCGGCTCGGGCGGCTGACGGTCTCGGTCATCGACAGCGATCCGCGGCTGCCGGTCGTCCACCGGACGCGGGCGGAGGCGCTGGAGACCTGCGGACGCGGGCTCGCCCTGGTGGAGGCGCTCAGCGAGGCCTGGGGGGCGCGCGAGCGGCCCGACGGCCCCGGAAAGGCGGTGTGGTTCTCGCTCACCGCGGCCCCGGCCAGGGCGACGCCGGTACGGCCGGCTCCCCTCAAGGCCACGCCCGTACGGGAACCCGCGCGCGCGGTGCTCCTGGCCGTCGATCCGGCGGCCGTCGCGACAGGCCTGCCGGTGGCCTCGCCGGTCGGCGCCCGGCCCGGGTGA
- a CDS encoding PLP-dependent cysteine synthase family protein, which yields MSTTRTTGTTGTTATTVDVDRSDADYRAWLKEAVRKVQADANRSADTHLLRFPLPEAWGIDLYLKDESTHPTGSLKHRLARSLFLYALCNGWVRPGRPVIEASSGSTAVSEAYFAKLIGVPFIAVMPRTTSPEKCRLIEFHGGACHFVDDPMKMYEESAELAARTGGHYMDQFTYAERATDWRGNNNIAESMYQQLRLERYPEPAWIVATAGTGGTSATIARYVHYMQHDTRICVPDPENSCFFDGWTNNDPDASSDCGSRIEGIGRPRMEPSFVPGAIDRMMKVPDAASVAACRALETAIGRKAGGSTGTGLWSALKIISEMVAEGRTGSVVTLLCDPGDRYLDKYYSDEWLAAQRLDIAPYAKTIDTLLTTGVWREPAA from the coding sequence ATGAGCACCACCAGAACCACCGGTACCACCGGTACGACTGCCACGACCGTCGACGTCGATCGCAGCGACGCGGACTACCGGGCCTGGCTGAAGGAGGCCGTCCGCAAGGTCCAGGCCGACGCCAACCGCTCCGCCGACACCCACTTGCTGCGCTTCCCGCTCCCCGAGGCGTGGGGCATCGACCTCTACCTCAAGGACGAGTCCACCCACCCCACGGGCTCCCTCAAGCACCGCCTCGCGCGCTCGCTGTTCCTCTACGCGCTCTGCAACGGCTGGGTCCGCCCCGGCCGCCCGGTCATCGAGGCCTCGTCCGGCTCCACCGCCGTCTCCGAGGCGTACTTCGCCAAGCTGATCGGTGTGCCCTTCATCGCCGTCATGCCGCGCACGACCAGCCCGGAGAAATGCCGCCTCATCGAATTCCACGGCGGCGCATGCCACTTCGTGGACGACCCGATGAAGATGTACGAGGAGTCGGCCGAGCTCGCGGCCCGGACGGGCGGCCACTACATGGACCAGTTCACGTACGCGGAGCGGGCCACCGACTGGCGCGGCAACAACAACATCGCCGAATCGATGTACCAGCAGCTGCGCCTGGAGCGGTACCCCGAGCCCGCCTGGATCGTGGCGACCGCCGGCACCGGCGGCACCTCGGCGACCATCGCGCGCTACGTGCACTACATGCAGCACGACACCCGCATCTGCGTCCCGGACCCGGAGAACTCCTGTTTCTTCGACGGCTGGACCAACAACGACCCGGACGCGAGCAGCGATTGCGGCTCGCGCATCGAGGGCATCGGCCGGCCGCGCATGGAGCCGAGCTTCGTGCCCGGGGCCATCGACCGGATGATGAAGGTCCCGGACGCGGCGAGTGTCGCCGCCTGCCGCGCGCTGGAGACGGCCATAGGGCGCAAGGCGGGCGGCTCGACCGGTACCGGCCTGTGGAGCGCCCTGAAGATCATCTCGGAGATGGTGGCCGAGGGCCGCACGGGCAGCGTCGTCACCCTGCTGTGCGACCCGGGCGACCGCTACCTGGACAAGTACTACTCCGACGAGTGGCTGGCGGCGCAGCGGCTCGACATCGCCCCGTACGCGAAGACCATCGACACTCTGCTGACCACCGGGGTCTGGCGCGAACCCGCCGCCTGA
- a CDS encoding SRPBCC family protein encodes MARRLRPVGLDFIDDAPVRLVFATDTAAPAEAVYQALAEEVEGWADWFGAVTLARPTHGGAGREIRLKGGVRFQETVMAADPERRYAYRVDTTNVPGVRALLEEWRLTPAGTGTHVRWTFAADGPTPFRLGLAAARPGLGHSFRTAVRALDRRLTARRGADQ; translated from the coding sequence ATGGCTCGCCGACTCCGACCGGTGGGGCTCGACTTCATCGACGACGCGCCGGTCCGGCTGGTCTTCGCCACCGACACCGCGGCGCCTGCCGAGGCCGTGTACCAGGCGCTCGCCGAGGAAGTGGAGGGCTGGGCCGACTGGTTCGGGGCGGTGACACTGGCCCGCCCCACGCACGGGGGCGCGGGCCGCGAGATCAGGCTGAAGGGCGGGGTGCGCTTCCAGGAGACCGTCATGGCCGCCGATCCCGAGCGGCGTTACGCGTACCGGGTCGACACCACCAACGTCCCCGGGGTGCGGGCGCTGTTGGAGGAGTGGCGACTGACCCCGGCCGGTACCGGCACGCACGTCCGATGGACCTTCGCGGCGGACGGGCCGACCCCGTTCCGCCTCGGCCTGGCCGCCGCCCGCCCGGGCCTGGGCCACTCCTTCCGCACCGCGGTCCGAGCCCTCGACCGGCGGCTCACCGCCCGGCGCGGGGCCGATCAGTGA